GCTTCGCACGTCGCACTGGGCCACGGGGCCCACGACGCCGGTGACGAACACCTCCGTGTATCCGCCGGCAAAGGTCCTCTTGGGGGGCGGCCGGGGCACGGCGTGCCGCCGGCGCAGGTACTCCCGCACCATGAGGGCGTCGATGCGGGTGGCGGTGCCCCGCACCACGGTGTTCTGGTGGGTGAACGGGAACATCTGGGCCTGGTGGAAGTGGCTGCGGCCCAGCACCCGGGAGATCTCCCGCGTCTCCCGCACGTCGTCCAGGCCGTAGCGCACCAGGGTGTCCATGTCGGTGTCGGCGATCGAGCCGATGTCCCGGCGGGCGACGTAGGTCCGATCCTCGGAGGCCAGGCCCAGGTGCCGGGCTACGGCCTTCAGGCCGAAGTTGGGAAGCTCCCGCGTGGACACGTCGTAGAGCTGTACCAGGAAGAGGGTGTCGATCACCTGGCGGCCGTACACGTCGAACCGGGTGTAGGCCACGATCCGCTCGGCCGCCGAGAACTGGCTGGGTCGGGAGCGCACCGCCGCCCCGTTTCGGCCCCAGCCGAGGGTCAGGCCGTGGCGCCGGGCCCGGGCCTCCAGGTAGGGCAGGTCGAAGTTGAACAGGTTATGCCCCTCGATCACGTCCGGGTCCCGCTCGCGGACGATGCGGGTGAGCTCCGCGATCATCTCGGCCTCGGTCAGCCGGTCGGAGCGAAGGCTCGACTCCCATCCCGTGGAGTCGGAGAGGCTGATCAGGGTGATCCGGTCCCCCTCCCGCTCGGGGTTGGGGAACTCGAACCCCGGGGTGACGGCGGTCTCGATGTCGAGCTGGAGCCGGTGGACGTCCTCGTACCGCAGCCCCTTGTAGAGGGTGCGTCCGGTCCAGGTCAGGTACTGCTGGACCGGGTCGGCCATCCAGTAGAACGGGCCGTCCACCGACCGGGGTGACTTGCCGGTGGCCCGGTGGAGCCGTCTGACCGCCTTCTCCAAGACCTCCCACCCGGGAAACAGGGCCAATGTCCGGTACTCCCAAGGGCCCTCCAGGGGAAGGATCTCCACGTCGTCGGAGGGGGCCGGGAGGAGGTCGGCGGACTCCAGAAAAAGGAACGGGCGCCACCGGTCGGTCTCGGCGATCACTTCTTCCGGGGTCCGGCGGAACACCCGCACCCGGTCTCCGCCGTCGAACTCCACGGCCACGATGCCGGGGGTGGGGTCGGCGCCGTACAGGGCGGGGTTGGAGGGGAATGGGGCATCCATTCTTGTGGCCAACATGGGTAAGCCCCCGGGCTGTGCCGTGGGGCCTGGGTTTTCGCCAGCCCCCATGCCCCCCGGACCAGGAGGAGGTGGCGCAGCGCTAGGAGGCAGAAGAGGTTTTGAGCTTTCTAGCCTCTAGCTTTCCAGCTTTCGTGCCGCCCAGCGGGTCAAAGGCCCCGACCGGCGACCGTAGACCGAAGACCGACGACCGTACACCGAAGTCACTGGTTTGCCCGCATCTTTTTCAGGATCTCCATCGCCTTGCCCTTCATGCGGGGCTTCTTGGGCAGGCCGATCAGGCCGTCCACCACCCGGCCCACCAGCTCCGCCGCCCCTTGGGAGTCCCCTTGCTCCAGGAGCAGCTGGGCCCGGTCCAGGTAGGCCACCGCAGGGAGAGCCGGCTGGCCCTTCCGGGCCGCGGGCTCCTCGGCTCCGGTGTCCGGGAGGGCGCCGGCCTCCTCCGTGGGCTCGGCCGGGGCGGCGGCCCGCTCCTCCTCTTCGGAGGGCTCCGCGGCGGCTGGGGCCTCCTGTCCCTCCCGACCGGCTTCCGTTGCCGCAGGGGCCCGCTCCCCCGCTTTAGGCGGCGTCTGCCGCTGCTCCTCCTCCGTCCCGGGTCCTTCCTCGGTCGGGGGCGGAAGGGGGGGTAGGGCGGGCAGGTCCTCGTCCTCGGTGAACGACACGGCCTTCCGGGCCAGATCCAGGGCCTTGGCCACGTCCCCGTCGGCGAGGGCGAACCGGGCCAGCCCGGCGAGCCCGAGCGGGACGGTCTCGTCGAGCTCCACGGCCTTGGCGAACTCCGCCCTGGCTTTTGCCTCGTCGCCCTTGCCCTGGCGGGCCAAGGCCAGGAGGATCGCCCCCTGCAGGGCGTGGGCGTCCGGGAACGCCGGGTCTTGCTTGAGCACCTTCCGGAGCTTGCGCTTGGCCTTGGAGAGCTGGCCCCGGTGGTACAGGGTCTTGGCCAGGCCGTACTGGAGCATCACGGGGCGGGCCGCCTGGTATCGCTTTCGCTTCGGGGCGGCGGCCGCCCGGGCCTCCTCCTCGAGGCCGAGGGCCTTGAGCACCTGGTCCCGCATGTCCTGGTAGGCGCTGGTGGGGTGGCCGGAGAACTCGTAGACCACCTTCAGATCCTTGGCCAGAAACGCGGTGGCGGGTGTGGCAA
This is a stretch of genomic DNA from Deferrisoma camini S3R1. It encodes these proteins:
- a CDS encoding DNA polymerase domain-containing protein; amino-acid sequence: MLATRMDAPFPSNPALYGADPTPGIVAVEFDGGDRVRVFRRTPEEVIAETDRWRPFLFLESADLLPAPSDDVEILPLEGPWEYRTLALFPGWEVLEKAVRRLHRATGKSPRSVDGPFYWMADPVQQYLTWTGRTLYKGLRYEDVHRLQLDIETAVTPGFEFPNPEREGDRITLISLSDSTGWESSLRSDRLTEAEMIAELTRIVRERDPDVIEGHNLFNFDLPYLEARARRHGLTLGWGRNGAAVRSRPSQFSAAERIVAYTRFDVYGRQVIDTLFLVQLYDVSTRELPNFGLKAVARHLGLASEDRTYVARRDIGSIADTDMDTLVRYGLDDVRETREISRVLGRSHFHQAQMFPFTHQNTVVRGTATRIDALMVREYLRRRHAVPRPPPKRTFAGGYTEVFVTGVVGPVAQCDVRSLYPSILLTFRIRPAKDDLDVFLGLLDDLTRRRLEAKDRARAADAAEERTFYEALQSTYKVLINSFYGYLGFAQGHFADFDAAARVTREGRRLVQKVLDELRKRGAVPVEVDTDGVYFVPPPEVRGREEKFVREVSATLPDGIELELAGRYRAMFSYKAKNYVLLTEDGQLRIRGSGLRSRGLEKFQRVFMEEMFRALLEGRAAEIPAIKERFLEDLRAHRWTPEWFAKTETLHDSLEVYRKKRARNARNASAAYELALASGRPYRPGDQITYYVTGSSPKVRVFEAARLASEWDPSAPDENTAYYAAKLESLYRKFRSFWETPPTT
- a CDS encoding TlpA disulfide reductase family protein; this encodes MIRSKTTVGILFVAISLFLGLDTTSAAAFKRVHGGQQAPTFTLNDLDDRPVSLDAYRDGPLTILVFWALWSPRSVPLLQEVQRLVDEFGDKGLRALTVNAEGPDAPADLESRIRAVWEENHLTLPVVLDRDLEQYNAWGVIATPATAFLAKDLKVVYEFSGHPTSAYQDMRDQVLKALGLEEEARAAAAPKRKRYQAARPVMLQYGLAKTLYHRGQLSKAKRKLRKVLKQDPAFPDAHALQGAILLALARQGKGDEAKARAEFAKAVELDETVPLGLAGLARFALADGDVAKALDLARKAVSFTEDEDLPALPPLPPPTEEGPGTEEEQRQTPPKAGERAPAATEAGREGQEAPAAAEPSEEEERAAAPAEPTEEAGALPDTGAEEPAARKGQPALPAVAYLDRAQLLLEQGDSQGAAELVGRVVDGLIGLPKKPRMKGKAMEILKKMRANQ